From one Halothece sp. PCC 7418 genomic stretch:
- a CDS encoding HlyD family secretion protein: MVQKTTSASQFEDSGTDQSSKSRSRKLKFLIPLALVLAGVGVGVRYYFFSLTKETAIELSGRIEGYETDIGTTVSGRVEAITVREGDRVTNDQIIAKLDDDELQARYKASQARLKSTQQEVQQARLQIEVIQSNIRETRLSRQQAQDNAEGRIEEAQGNLDAAIAQLDQAEANEVEAQSQLQLAKADRDRFQTLWEQGVVPKQRYDQAQTEWESRQATLAARQSAVNAAQRQVKVARGTLRQAKTSSLDPEIFTERLQGLQQQLAQARSRREATQANVANAEANLEEIKAQLDDLNITSPIAGVVLDRIAEPGEVLSAGKIIVTVLDLNEVYLRGYVPEGEIGNIRVGQTANVYLDSDPNTPLDATVSSIDSEASFTPENIYFKRDRVQQVFGLKLSIDNPQGFAKPGMPADAEIILDRDTES; the protein is encoded by the coding sequence ATGGTACAAAAAACAACCTCTGCGTCTCAATTTGAGGATTCAGGAACGGATCAATCTTCTAAATCACGATCGCGCAAACTAAAATTTTTAATTCCTCTCGCGTTAGTCTTAGCAGGTGTGGGAGTGGGGGTGAGATACTATTTCTTCTCGCTAACCAAAGAGACAGCGATTGAACTTAGTGGACGGATTGAAGGCTATGAAACGGATATTGGAACAACGGTTTCGGGTCGAGTGGAAGCAATAACGGTTCGAGAAGGCGATCGCGTGACAAATGACCAAATCATTGCCAAACTGGATGATGATGAACTGCAAGCGCGATATAAAGCAAGCCAAGCCAGACTCAAAAGCACCCAACAAGAAGTCCAACAAGCGCGATTGCAGATTGAAGTCATTCAAAGCAATATCCGAGAAACTCGTTTAAGTCGTCAACAAGCCCAAGATAACGCTGAAGGAAGAATTGAAGAAGCCCAAGGAAATTTAGACGCAGCGATCGCGCAACTTGATCAAGCCGAAGCCAATGAAGTAGAAGCCCAATCTCAGTTACAATTAGCCAAAGCCGATCGCGATCGGTTTCAAACTTTATGGGAACAAGGGGTGGTTCCCAAGCAACGCTATGATCAAGCGCAAACGGAATGGGAAAGCCGACAAGCGACCCTCGCAGCCCGTCAATCGGCGGTAAATGCAGCCCAACGTCAAGTCAAGGTGGCGCGAGGAACGTTAAGACAAGCGAAAACGAGTAGCCTTGACCCCGAAATTTTTACGGAACGATTGCAAGGATTACAACAACAACTGGCTCAAGCGCGATCGCGCCGAGAAGCCACCCAAGCGAATGTTGCAAATGCAGAAGCCAACTTGGAAGAAATTAAAGCCCAGTTAGATGATCTCAATATTACCAGCCCCATTGCGGGTGTTGTCTTAGATCGCATCGCAGAACCCGGAGAAGTCTTGAGTGCAGGAAAAATCATTGTTACGGTTCTCGACTTAAATGAGGTCTATCTGCGGGGATATGTTCCTGAAGGTGAAATTGGTAATATTCGAGTGGGTCAAACTGCGAACGTCTATCTCGATTCCGATCCCAATACGCCCTTAGACGCTACCGTTAGTTCCATTGACAGTGAAGCCTCCTTCACCCCTGAGAATATCTATTTTAAGCGCGATCGCGTGCAACAAGTCTTTGGCTTAAAACTCAGCATTGACAATCCCCAAGGCTTTGCAAAACCTGGCATGCCAGCCGATGCTGAAATTATACTCGATAGAGACACAGAGAGTTGA
- a CDS encoding ATP-binding cassette domain-containing protein has translation MDFYLKSERGDKESSFVIRVEGLWKQYGNVPAVKGINFTVGKGEIFGLIGPDGAGKTTTFNILAGVMEATSGTVEVLGNLPREVRLKTGYLTQTFSLYSDLSVAENIAYNARVRRVPESQFQSRAQALLQRVSLDSFRDRLAGQLSGGMKQKLALCCALVSNPEVLLLDEPTTGVDPVSRREFWDLLASVATEGVTIVAATPYLDEAERCHRIALIYNGEIQQMGTVSQLRESLGLVRLEVRCNDVFQAETVLQEAISQKENTLADVQSFGDRVDILTRDSNAGTDETQAILAANQITVHRIETNEPTLENVFVSNLRASQSDPPFIPFPRDRNGKIEADIAIAAYHLQKTFGDFQAVKGIDLEVKYGEIYGLLGANGAGKTTTIKMLCGLLPASGGDMMLAGQRENIYSSETRSRIGYMSQKFTLYDDLTILQNLRFYCGVYGVPAKLRSEKINWVLKTCGLEGQENTLTGRLPGGWKQRVAFGASVMHEPEILFLDEPTSGVDPLARRQFWRLIRDFAQQGTAILVTTHYLEEAENCNRMGFMVAGEVVTQGSPTQIKAEQPGQLVEIKTNNVEATANTLKANFDSWRVAIFGDRVHLVLDNVEEKWSQVKQRLEEANLTLHSHRLIPFSLEDAFIGIVQRKTHHD, from the coding sequence TTGGACTTTTACTTAAAATCTGAGAGAGGGGATAAAGAATCTTCCTTTGTTATCCGTGTGGAAGGATTATGGAAACAGTACGGAAATGTTCCTGCGGTGAAAGGAATCAACTTTACTGTGGGGAAAGGAGAGATTTTTGGTTTAATTGGACCGGATGGTGCGGGAAAAACCACGACATTTAACATTCTTGCGGGTGTCATGGAAGCAACCAGTGGAACCGTGGAAGTTTTAGGAAATCTCCCCCGAGAGGTACGCTTAAAAACGGGCTATCTCACCCAAACGTTTTCTCTCTATTCCGATTTAAGTGTTGCAGAAAATATCGCTTATAATGCCCGTGTGCGGAGAGTTCCCGAAAGCCAGTTTCAATCTCGCGCCCAAGCGTTATTACAGCGTGTGAGTTTAGATTCTTTTCGCGATCGTCTTGCGGGACAACTTTCTGGGGGAATGAAACAAAAACTCGCCCTCTGTTGTGCGTTAGTGTCCAATCCCGAAGTTTTATTATTGGATGAACCAACAACGGGAGTCGATCCCGTATCCCGTCGCGAATTTTGGGATTTACTCGCCTCTGTCGCAACAGAAGGAGTCACTATTGTCGCAGCAACGCCTTACCTAGACGAAGCGGAACGTTGTCATCGCATTGCGTTAATCTATAATGGGGAAATTCAACAAATGGGAACGGTATCCCAGTTACGAGAGAGTTTAGGTTTAGTTCGGTTAGAAGTGCGGTGTAATGATGTGTTTCAAGCAGAAACCGTCTTACAAGAAGCCATATCCCAGAAAGAAAATACTCTCGCTGATGTGCAATCTTTCGGCGATCGCGTGGACATTTTAACCCGTGATAGCAACGCAGGAACCGATGAAACTCAAGCCATCCTCGCAGCCAATCAGATTACCGTCCATCGCATTGAAACCAACGAACCCACCTTAGAAAACGTCTTTGTTAGTAACCTCCGCGCTTCCCAGTCTGATCCGCCGTTTATTCCCTTCCCGCGCGATCGCAATGGAAAAATAGAGGCTGACATCGCGATCGCTGCGTATCACCTGCAAAAAACCTTTGGTGACTTCCAAGCGGTGAAAGGAATTGATCTAGAAGTGAAATATGGGGAAATATATGGCTTACTCGGTGCGAATGGCGCTGGAAAAACCACGACCATTAAAATGTTGTGTGGCTTGTTACCTGCGAGTGGGGGTGACATGATGCTAGCGGGACAACGGGAAAATATTTATAGTAGTGAAACGCGATCGCGCATTGGCTACATGAGTCAGAAATTCACTCTCTACGACGATCTGACCATCCTCCAAAACCTGCGCTTCTACTGTGGGGTTTACGGCGTACCCGCAAAACTTCGCTCAGAGAAAATTAACTGGGTACTGAAAACCTGTGGTTTAGAAGGTCAAGAAAACACCCTCACAGGAAGACTCCCAGGGGGATGGAAACAACGAGTCGCCTTTGGTGCGTCAGTGATGCACGAACCTGAAATTTTATTTTTGGATGAACCGACATCTGGCGTTGATCCGCTAGCCAGGCGACAATTCTGGCGCTTAATCCGCGATTTCGCCCAACAGGGAACCGCAATTCTAGTAACAACGCACTATCTTGAAGAAGCAGAAAACTGTAATCGCATGGGCTTCATGGTCGCGGGAGAAGTCGTCACCCAAGGTTCACCGACTCAAATTAAAGCCGAACAACCAGGTCAATTAGTGGAAATTAAAACCAATAATGTGGAAGCTACAGCTAACACTTTGAAAGCCAATTTTGACAGTTGGCGCGTTGCAATTTTCGGCGATCGCGTTCACCTAGTTTTAGACAATGTAGAGGAAAAGTGGTCGCAAGTGAAACAGCGTTTAGAGGAAGCGAATTTAACTCTTCACAGTCACCGCTTAATTCCCTTTTCGTTAGAAGATGCGTTTATTGGAATTGTACAACGGAAGACTCATCATGACTAA
- a CDS encoding DNA cytosine methyltransferase, translating into MTTFTFVDLFAGIGGIRIAFENIGGKCVFSSEWDRYAQKSYQAYFLETPHGDITQIDAEKIPDHDILTAGFPCQTFSILGDRKGFTDTRGTLFFDIERILKVKRPKAFLLENVKNLVSHDQGRTFSVIKTSLESLGYTVYSKVLNALDFGLPQKRERIIIIGFLGNYSFRFPEVQKERANLKDFLEDDKEVDPKHYASEKVVKSVWSRLKSEPFFPSVWHENKSGNISVLPYSCALRAGASYNYLLVNGVRRLTSRENLRLQGFPDNYPIVVPHSQIRKQGGNSVPIPMIQAVAKELILGLNLETPSHEGYRVKIEESGQLAFL; encoded by the coding sequence ATGACAACTTTCACATTTGTTGATTTATTTGCAGGAATTGGAGGAATTAGAATTGCGTTTGAAAATATCGGAGGAAAATGTGTCTTTAGTTCCGAGTGGGATCGTTACGCTCAAAAGTCATATCAAGCCTATTTTTTAGAAACACCTCACGGTGATATTACACAGATTGACGCAGAAAAGATTCCTGATCATGATATTTTAACGGCTGGTTTTCCTTGTCAAACATTTAGCATCCTTGGCGATCGCAAAGGCTTTACCGACACGAGAGGTACACTTTTTTTTGATATAGAACGAATCTTAAAAGTCAAAAGACCAAAAGCCTTTTTACTCGAAAATGTTAAAAATCTAGTGAGCCATGATCAAGGGAGGACGTTCTCTGTTATTAAAACCTCTTTAGAAAGTTTAGGATATACCGTTTATAGTAAAGTTTTGAATGCTCTTGATTTCGGGTTGCCTCAAAAACGAGAACGGATTATTATTATTGGTTTTTTAGGAAACTACTCTTTTCGCTTTCCTGAAGTTCAAAAAGAAAGAGCAAATCTCAAAGATTTTTTAGAAGATGATAAAGAAGTCGATCCGAAACATTATGCTTCTGAAAAAGTTGTCAAAAGTGTCTGGAGTCGTCTGAAATCTGAACCGTTTTTCCCATCAGTTTGGCATGAAAATAAATCAGGAAATATTTCTGTCTTACCTTATAGTTGCGCTTTACGAGCGGGAGCATCTTATAATTATCTTTTAGTGAATGGTGTTCGGCGTTTAACCTCTAGAGAAAACCTAAGACTACAAGGGTTTCCAGATAATTATCCGATTGTTGTTCCTCATTCACAAATTCGTAAACAGGGGGGTAATTCTGTTCCGATTCCCATGATTCAAGCAGTTGCAAAAGAATTAATCCTAGGATTAAACTTGGAGACTCCTTCCCATGAAGGTTATCGGGTAAAAATTGAAGAGAGTGGACAGTTAGCATTTTTATGA
- a CDS encoding undecaprenyl-diphosphate phosphatase, with amino-acid sequence MIPTASAQTTEGAKETSLNWFQAVILGIVQGITEFLPISSSAHLKVVPVALGWGDPGITFSAVIHLGSIAAIIWYFRQELQQLLQGSWQGIQDKDYHNANLRLTVGILLGTIPILVCGVFWKLFVTDDSPLRSMTTIGMTSVGIGLLLGIGDWMGKRDRAEKDLKPLDAILMGLAQALALIPGTSRSGITITAGLFMGLDRPTAARFALLMGIPTIILAGGVELIDVLEQGWNHAQTVPILIGTATTFIFSYLSVVGLVRYLQQQNTWVFVGYRFIFGGFIFWGVLTSNW; translated from the coding sequence ATGATTCCCACAGCCTCAGCACAAACCACTGAGGGGGCTAAGGAAACAAGCCTAAATTGGTTTCAGGCGGTGATTTTAGGGATTGTACAAGGGATTACGGAATTTTTGCCGATTAGTAGTAGTGCGCACCTGAAAGTGGTTCCCGTGGCGTTAGGTTGGGGAGATCCTGGCATTACTTTTTCTGCGGTGATTCATTTAGGGAGTATTGCTGCGATTATTTGGTATTTCCGTCAAGAGTTGCAGCAACTGTTACAAGGGAGTTGGCAAGGAATACAAGACAAGGATTATCATAATGCTAATTTGCGTCTCACTGTGGGAATTTTATTAGGGACAATTCCCATTTTGGTCTGTGGCGTGTTTTGGAAACTGTTTGTAACGGATGACTCTCCCTTGCGGAGTATGACTACCATTGGGATGACATCGGTGGGAATTGGCTTATTATTAGGAATCGGCGATTGGATGGGGAAGCGCGATCGCGCTGAAAAAGACCTCAAACCCCTAGATGCGATTCTGATGGGGCTTGCACAAGCACTGGCTTTAATTCCAGGCACCTCGCGATCGGGAATTACGATTACTGCGGGTTTATTTATGGGCTTAGATCGTCCCACAGCAGCCCGTTTTGCTTTACTCATGGGCATTCCCACCATTATCTTAGCAGGAGGAGTTGAACTCATTGATGTCTTAGAACAAGGCTGGAATCATGCTCAAACCGTCCCGATTCTCATCGGAACTGCCACTACATTTATTTTCTCTTATCTGTCTGTGGTGGGATTAGTACGTTATCTACAACAACAAAATACTTGGGTTTTTGTTGGGTATCGCTTCATTTTTGGCGGTTTTATTTTCTGGGGAGTCTTAACATCCAACTGGTAA
- a CDS encoding CP12 domain-containing protein, producing MMMKAQDIMTEDVVKIKGSAPIVEAVQLMREKQIRCLIVDRRREGDAYGIITETDVVNKVTAYGKDPKKVRVYEVMTKPCIVINPDLGVEYVARLFAQTHIHHAPVIRGELLGLVSTSDILHKGDFVENPKENFLEKEIEEAIAQARQVCAEKGATSKECAVAWDIVEELQAEAAHQKAEKPPKTAFEEYLEENPEAAEARMYEL from the coding sequence ATGATGATGAAAGCGCAGGACATTATGACCGAAGATGTCGTCAAAATCAAAGGCTCTGCGCCGATCGTAGAAGCGGTTCAACTGATGAGAGAGAAACAAATTCGTTGTTTAATTGTTGACCGCCGTCGGGAGGGGGATGCTTATGGCATTATTACTGAAACGGATGTTGTCAATAAGGTAACCGCTTATGGGAAAGACCCGAAAAAGGTTAGAGTTTATGAGGTGATGACCAAGCCGTGTATTGTCATTAATCCAGATTTAGGTGTGGAATATGTAGCTCGCTTATTTGCACAAACTCATATTCATCATGCGCCTGTTATTCGCGGTGAATTGTTAGGCTTAGTTTCCACTTCTGATATTCTCCATAAAGGAGATTTTGTTGAAAATCCGAAAGAGAACTTCTTAGAAAAAGAAATCGAAGAAGCCATTGCTCAAGCTCGTCAAGTCTGTGCGGAAAAAGGAGCAACCTCTAAAGAGTGTGCTGTGGCTTGGGATATTGTTGAAGAGTTGCAAGCAGAAGCAGCGCACCAAAAAGCAGAGAAACCCCCAAAAACGGCGTTTGAAGAATATCTGGAAGAAAACCCCGAAGCAGCAGAAGCCAGAATGTACGAGTTGTAA
- the glgX gene encoding glycogen debranching protein GlgX, translating into MNLDVWPGKPSPLGATWDGEGVNFAIFSENATEIELCLFTGQDHEIRLPLKEVHNYVWHGYIPGLQPGQRYNYRVHGDYRPKQGHRFNRKKLLLDPYAHGIMGDIGYGEEIFAYPWDAEEKDLACSNTDDSHLIPKCIVTNNFFDWEGDQLLQTPWHETIIYEVHVKGFTQQHPKIPQHLRGTYAGLAHPTAINHLKSLGITAVELLPVHHFLASPGHLVNKGLRNYWGYDSVGYFAPYSGYSASGSGGEQVKEFKGMVKALHQAGIEVILDVVYNHTGEGNHFGPTVCFRGIDNSAYYRLVDDDPRYYMDFTGCGNSLNVRHPQILKLIMDSLRYWVQEMHVDGFRFDLASALARELYEVNSLAAFFDIIHQDPILSNVKLIAEPWDVGEGGYQVGNFPLLWSEWNGKYRDTVRDFWRGEEHTLTEFAYRFTGSSDLYQANGKLPHASINFITAHDGFTLRDLVSYNEKHNHANGENNHDGEDYNRSWNWGAEGETDDPEILQQRSRQQRNLITTLMLSQGVPMLLGGDEMGRTQQGNNNAYCQDNELTWFNWELSPENEELLAFTKEIIAFRHQHPVFHRRNWFQGRAIHGSQVSDLGWYHPDGSFVTEQQWLENQLTKAITVFLNGQELSAPNPRGKRLVDDSFLLFFNSDDQQRVFILPQALQKWVWQVVIDTNQPQLLSGEIAYTGEEEIPLNPFSLLVLKSHQFQESIQSIQ; encoded by the coding sequence GTGAATTTAGACGTTTGGCCAGGAAAACCAAGCCCTTTAGGGGCAACATGGGATGGAGAAGGTGTTAACTTTGCCATCTTTTCGGAAAATGCAACTGAAATTGAACTTTGTTTATTCACTGGACAAGATCATGAAATTCGTCTTCCCTTAAAAGAAGTTCATAATTATGTTTGGCATGGTTATATCCCAGGTTTGCAACCTGGACAACGTTATAATTACCGAGTTCACGGCGACTATCGCCCAAAACAAGGACATCGTTTTAATCGCAAAAAACTATTGCTTGACCCTTATGCTCATGGGATTATGGGAGATATTGGTTATGGTGAAGAAATCTTTGCTTATCCTTGGGATGCAGAAGAAAAAGACTTAGCTTGTTCCAATACCGATGATAGTCATCTGATTCCGAAATGTATTGTTACTAATAACTTTTTTGATTGGGAAGGAGATCAACTTTTACAAACCCCTTGGCACGAAACTATTATCTATGAAGTTCATGTGAAAGGGTTCACCCAACAACACCCTAAAATTCCCCAACATCTGCGGGGGACTTATGCAGGGTTAGCTCATCCCACTGCCATTAATCATCTTAAGTCTTTAGGGATTACAGCAGTGGAATTACTTCCTGTCCATCACTTTTTAGCCTCTCCTGGACATTTAGTGAATAAAGGACTCCGCAACTATTGGGGATATGATTCTGTGGGCTATTTTGCCCCTTATTCAGGTTATAGCGCATCAGGAAGCGGAGGAGAACAGGTAAAAGAGTTTAAGGGGATGGTGAAAGCCCTTCATCAAGCGGGAATTGAAGTAATTCTGGATGTGGTTTATAACCATACGGGAGAAGGGAATCATTTTGGACCGACGGTTTGTTTTCGAGGAATTGATAATTCCGCTTATTATCGGTTAGTGGATGATGACCCGCGCTATTATATGGATTTTACGGGTTGTGGAAATTCCTTGAATGTCCGTCATCCGCAAATTTTAAAGCTCATTATGGATAGTTTACGCTATTGGGTGCAAGAGATGCACGTAGATGGCTTTCGCTTTGATTTAGCCTCTGCGTTGGCGCGAGAATTGTATGAAGTGAATAGTTTGGCTGCTTTCTTTGATATTATTCATCAAGATCCGATTCTTTCCAATGTGAAACTGATTGCAGAACCTTGGGATGTGGGGGAAGGAGGCTATCAGGTGGGAAACTTCCCCTTGTTGTGGTCAGAATGGAATGGGAAATATCGGGATACGGTGCGAGACTTTTGGCGCGGTGAAGAACATACCTTAACTGAGTTTGCGTATCGTTTTACAGGAAGTTCAGACTTATATCAGGCGAATGGAAAACTTCCTCACGCCAGTATTAATTTTATTACCGCCCATGATGGTTTCACGCTGAGGGATTTAGTCAGTTATAACGAAAAGCATAACCATGCTAATGGGGAAAATAACCATGATGGGGAAGATTATAATCGCTCTTGGAATTGGGGGGCGGAAGGCGAAACCGATGATCCTGAAATTCTCCAGCAGCGATCGCGCCAACAAAGAAATTTGATCACCACTCTCATGCTATCCCAAGGGGTTCCCATGCTCCTCGGCGGAGATGAAATGGGACGAACCCAACAGGGAAATAATAACGCCTATTGCCAAGATAATGAACTAACATGGTTTAACTGGGAATTATCCCCAGAAAATGAAGAATTACTTGCCTTTACGAAAGAAATCATTGCCTTCCGCCACCAACATCCCGTTTTTCATCGTCGCAATTGGTTTCAAGGTCGTGCCATTCACGGGTCACAAGTCAGTGACTTAGGATGGTATCATCCCGATGGGAGTTTTGTAACCGAACAACAGTGGCTGGAGAATCAACTAACGAAAGCGATTACCGTATTTTTGAATGGACAAGAATTATCGGCACCGAATCCCCGTGGAAAACGCCTCGTGGATGATAGTTTTCTATTATTCTTTAATAGCGATGATCAACAAAGAGTCTTTATCCTTCCTCAAGCCCTGCAAAAATGGGTTTGGCAAGTGGTGATTGACACCAATCAACCGCAATTATTATCGGGAGAAATCGCTTATACAGGAGAAGAAGAAATTCCCCTCAACCCCTTTTCCTTGCTGGTCTTAAAGTCCCATCAATTTCAGGAATCAATACAATCAATACAATAA
- a CDS encoding metalloregulator ArsR/SmtB family transcription factor, whose amino-acid sequence MLTQSETDFKLITAGFQALSEPIRLQILDLLQEQELCVCEIREKIKISQSKLSFHLRILREAKLARSRQQGRWVYYSLNPEQLLLLEQYLNQLRENAVMRPANQCLE is encoded by the coding sequence ATGTTAACCCAGTCAGAAACTGATTTTAAGTTAATTACGGCTGGCTTTCAAGCCTTATCTGAGCCGATCCGTTTGCAGATTTTAGACTTATTGCAAGAACAAGAATTATGCGTGTGTGAAATAAGGGAAAAGATTAAGATTTCACAATCGAAGTTATCGTTTCACCTGAGGATTTTAAGAGAAGCCAAGTTAGCGCGATCGCGCCAACAAGGACGTTGGGTTTATTATTCCCTCAATCCAGAGCAACTTTTACTCTTAGAACAATATCTCAATCAACTGCGGGAAAATGCGGTCATGCGTCCCGCTAATCAATGTTTAGAGTAA
- a CDS encoding glutathione S-transferase family protein, whose protein sequence is MNQWVLFANATLGLGLFLEDRRDREMPRLLTPLNDILSEQPFLTGSELTVADVAVASYLYFAKLLLPIDFSDYPAVESYLERLSQRPAFRKTLGQR, encoded by the coding sequence ATGAATCAGTGGGTGCTATTTGCCAATGCAACCCTAGGTCTTGGTTTATTTTTGGAAGATCGGCGCGATCGCGAAATGCCTCGTTTACTCACGCCTTTGAATGATATTCTTTCGGAACAGCCCTTCCTCACTGGCTCAGAATTAACAGTTGCTGATGTTGCTGTTGCGTCTTACCTGTATTTTGCCAAACTGTTATTACCCATTGATTTCAGTGACTATCCTGCTGTTGAGAGTTATCTAGAACGGTTGTCTCAACGTCCTGCTTTTAGAAAAACTCTCGGTCAAAGGTAA
- the moaA gene encoding GTP 3',8-cyclase MoaA: MQTIDYLRISLIDRCNFRCQYCMPSEDELTYLLQENLLTKEEIITLLQKVFIPLGFNKFRLTGGEPLLRPDLVEIVEAITALPETQDLALSTNAFLLEKLAKPLYDAGLRRINISLDSLNPENFDSIIGNNGRSRWQQTWKGILAAHSVGFNPLKLNVVVIPGVNDQEVLDLAALTRDRNWHVRFIEFMPIGNSDWFHDRAWIPSEELRQQIRQKWGLEASSVKGNGPADVFQIPEAKGTLGFISQMSECFCDRCNRMRLSADGWLRPCLLNETGQMDLKTHLRQSPNFRQMREQVAQLIALKPEINFKERENGTLTGTYNRTMSQIGG, encoded by the coding sequence ATGCAAACTATTGATTATCTTCGCATTAGTTTAATCGATCGCTGCAACTTTCGCTGTCAGTATTGTATGCCCAGCGAAGACGAACTGACTTATCTACTGCAAGAAAATCTCCTGACAAAAGAAGAAATTATTACCCTTCTGCAAAAAGTCTTTATTCCCCTTGGTTTCAATAAATTTCGCTTAACTGGAGGCGAACCCCTCTTACGTCCTGATCTGGTGGAAATTGTAGAAGCAATTACCGCCCTTCCCGAAACCCAAGATTTAGCCCTCAGTACCAATGCCTTTCTCTTAGAAAAGTTAGCAAAGCCCCTTTATGATGCAGGGTTAAGACGGATTAATATCAGTTTAGACTCTCTCAACCCAGAAAACTTTGATAGTATTATTGGTAATAATGGGCGCAGTCGTTGGCAACAAACTTGGAAGGGAATTTTAGCAGCCCATAGCGTTGGTTTTAACCCCTTAAAACTGAATGTTGTCGTGATTCCAGGCGTTAATGATCAAGAAGTATTAGATTTAGCTGCATTAACCCGAGATCGCAATTGGCACGTCCGATTTATTGAATTTATGCCCATTGGTAACTCAGACTGGTTTCACGATCGCGCTTGGATTCCCTCCGAAGAATTGCGCCAACAGATTCGCCAAAAATGGGGGTTAGAAGCCTCATCTGTTAAAGGAAATGGTCCAGCAGATGTCTTCCAGATTCCAGAAGCAAAAGGCACACTGGGCTTTATTTCTCAAATGTCGGAATGTTTCTGCGATCGCTGCAATCGAATGCGTTTATCTGCTGACGGTTGGCTGCGCCCTTGTTTACTCAACGAAACTGGACAAATGGATCTCAAAACTCATTTACGTCAGTCTCCTAATTTTAGGCAAATGCGAGAACAAGTCGCACAACTGATCGCACTCAAACCAGAAATTAACTTCAAAGAACGGGAAAACGGGACACTAACAGGCACTTACAACCGTACCATGTCCCAAATTGGTGGGTAA
- a CDS encoding transcriptional repressor: MVRQPYTSSSLKAELNSRGWRLTPQRETILHVFQNLPRGHHLSAEELFHLLQKRGEEISLSTIYRSVKLMTRMGILRELELAEGHKHYELNRPHPHHHHHIVCIQCNRTIEFNNDSILKQSLKQAEKEGLQLIDCQLTIMTICPEAIRMGWPSALPSNWVCTRAISESHSDEGIEEIEQEIAESESSQEDN; encoded by the coding sequence ATGGTCAGGCAACCCTATACTTCATCCTCATTGAAAGCAGAACTCAACTCTCGCGGTTGGCGACTCACCCCCCAACGAGAAACAATTCTTCATGTCTTTCAAAACCTCCCTCGCGGACATCATCTCAGTGCAGAAGAACTCTTCCATCTCCTACAAAAACGAGGGGAAGAAATCAGTTTATCCACGATTTATCGCAGTGTAAAACTCATGACTCGCATGGGGATTCTGCGAGAATTAGAATTAGCAGAAGGACACAAACATTATGAACTGAACCGTCCGCACCCGCATCATCACCATCACATCGTCTGTATTCAATGTAACCGCACCATTGAATTTAATAATGACTCAATTTTGAAACAAAGCCTCAAGCAAGCCGAAAAAGAAGGCTTACAACTAATCGATTGTCAGTTAACAATTATGACGATCTGTCCCGAAGCCATTCGCATGGGATGGCCCTCAGCTTTACCGAGTAACTGGGTTTGTACTCGCGCTATTTCCGAAAGTCATTCTGACGAGGGAATTGAAGAAATTGAGCAAGAAATTGCTGAAAGTGAATCTTCTCAAGAAGATAATTAG